The genomic region CCCCCAAGTACTGCCCTCTCCCCAGGGCCAGGTACCTGCACAATGGTGTCCAGATTTTGCCGGGATGTTGAAACAGAGTTGATGACCGAGGAGGGGCCCATTGTGACGACGTTGatgtggtgggagggagggggtgccGGCGCCGGCACTATCACcgtggggtggtgggtgggggccgGAGTGGGCAGGAGCTGCGAGACAAGGGGCCCTCAGTCTCTCTGCAAAGATTCTAGGAGAAGCCCCTTCCCTTCCGTCCATCACAGAGGGTGCGGGACAGTCCTCCAAACCATCTCCCTCCGcccaccacctggggagcctccaCCAAACACCCCAGCAGCCCATCAACCTCCTTCACTCACAGCTCGGGGATGCCCAAATCAtgacccctcccacccctcttattttaagaaatgaaggcAAGGTGGCCTGGAGAGGGACTTCTGACCATCTGAGACTGCACGGGCCTTCCCTCTCCAGAGCCATGCCAGCAATTCACATTTAATAAATACAGTGGTGGTTGGGAGTTCAGACTGAATCTAGATGGCCAGGGTTCAAATCCCGGCCCCACTTCACTGAGAAATCTTGGGTGTGTTAGTgaacctttctgtgcctccagTTCATCATCAGTAAAACAGGAGTAATAACAGCTCAGGCCTCAAAGCGCTGCTATAAGGAGTCAACGTAATCATGTATGCAAGACACCTGGGAGCCAGGAATGTCTACACTACTTCGACTGAGGCCCTGGGTCAGCCCTGCTGGACGCCCGGTGGCACTGACGTTGGGTCTGAGAGCCCTGGCCCAGGTGTGGGTGGCCCCTGCAGGCCCCTCCCGCTCACCTGGGTCCGCAGGTGCTGCTGTTCCCGCTCCAGCTTCTCCTGGTGCAGCAGCCGgacctgctcctgctgctgctgcagctgcaccTGCTGTGCAATCACCTTGAGCTTTTCCGGGTACATGTGGGCCTCCAGGGAGCGGACCTGGGGGTGGAGCAGTAGGGCTCAGGGGTGGGGCCCTTCGAAACATATTCAGGATGGAGACCAAAGTCCTGCACCATAGCCGCAGGGCCCAAGCtgactcctctccctccctcaggctgtgctccctccctgcctACCTCCAGCCCCAGGCCTTTGCCCATgtagttccctctgcctggagcaccttctcccctctctgctcctcccacCCTCACAAGGAAACTGTGGGGTGGAACCAGCCCAGATCCCCCCTCGCTGATGCCCACTGATCCACTGTGGCCTTTACCACGGATGCGTGTTTACAGTGTGAGTGCCTCTGACTCATCTCCCCAGGCGCTGACAGGGACCACCCCCCCGCAGGGCAGGAACCTGTCTGGTTTGCTCCCCACTGATCACCCCACCAGACACCCAACTCCCAGCCCTGGCAGGCACAAAGCAGGAGCTCCGAGCCAACAGCATAGCCTCGTCTGCCTCACCCCGCCCGCCTCACCTGCTCCTCCAGCATCATGCGCACTGAGCGCTCCTTGTCCAGTTGCTGCCGCAGCTCGATCATCTCCCGCCGCAGATCCTCTGCCTTCTCGTCCTCCCAGATGTCCGGCGAGCCAATGCCCTCGTCTTTGTCCTCCGCCCGCCGCCGCTTGGGGGACGAGCCGCTCAGCTCCTGAGGAACCCCCAGAGGCTGATGAGTGTGCGGTGACACTGCatacatcaccaccaccaccaccagggcaGTGCGGAGCTCCATCGCAGCCCCCCAAAGCTGTCAAACCCAGGTGGACATGCACGAGGGAGCCCTCCTGTGCAAATCCACCAAGCGAAGGCTGGAAAGGGAGGCAGAAGGGACCTGCTTTCCCAAAGTCACTCGGTTGCTTCTAGAGCCCGCCCCACTGCACTGCACTTGCCCA from Bos javanicus breed banteng chromosome 25, ARS-OSU_banteng_1.0, whole genome shotgun sequence harbors:
- the TFAP4 gene encoding transcription factor AP-4 isoform X2; this translates as MQSINAGFQSLKTLIPHTDGEKLSKAAILQQTAEYIFSLEQEKTRLLQQNTQLKRFIQELSGSSPKRRRAEDKDEGIGSPDIWEDEKAEDLRREMIELRQQLDKERSVRMMLEEQVRSLEAHMYPEKLKVIAQQVQLQQQQEQVRLLHQEKLEREQQHLRTQLLPTPAPTHHPTVIVPAPAPPPSHHINVVTMGPSSVINSVSTSRQNLDTIVQAIQHIEGTQGQEEEQRRAVIVKPVRGCPEAHASDTASDSEASDSDAMDQGREELAGNGGLP